Genomic segment of Cytobacillus suaedae:
TATGAAAAGTTAAATGAGCAAAATAAAAGCAAACTTAAAATCCAAGAAATTAAAATTGAATTCTTGGATACAAAGAAAACTGAGCTTGCCGGCCTAACCATCCACCAATTAAAAACAGCGGTTAAAAAAGACCTTAATCACCTTATTGCGAAAGACATTGAAACAGTCTCAAGAAATAAAGAACTACTACGCCAAACCATAGAAAATAAGGCTTATAATATTGATGATAAAAATTATCGCCTACAAGTGTATACCATATATTTTGATACGACAATGGAAATATTACTTAAAATTGATTTAATCTAAGTTGTTTTTGTGAACATTTTTTGAAATTTTCTAAAAATTACTGGCATTTCTCACTCCCTATGTATAAAATAGAACTAACAAAGGCTTATGTCATGGATGTTCTTAACTAAACTATAGGGGAGATGAGTCATGAAAATTATTAACCGCCGGAAAATTGTACAGGAAAAGCTTGACCTAATTAAAGCGGGATATTCTGCTTATGCAGAATCATTTGAGATTGTTACCCTTTTAAAAAAGGAAATTCAAGCTCTCAACCTACAAGTTCACGAAGATATTACCAATGTAGGGTCATGGTTTATTCCTGAAAAGGTAAAGTAATAAACAGACCTCATATCTACATTTATCCATATTTAGTATAAAAAAGTCGCTAAAAGGGCGACTTTTTAATTATTAACACAGATTTCCTCTAGGTCCCTAATAACTTGCTCCGCTTCATCCCATGAATAAATTGAGGCCCCTGCCGCCAATGGATGTCCGCCTCCCTTATACCGCTTAGCCACTTGATTTATAACAGGTCCTTTTGAGCGTAATCTTACTCTGATTTGGTCTTCCTCTTCTACAAAAAAGACCCAAGCCTTAATTCCTTCAATATTTCCTAAAATACTTACAAGTTGAGAAGCTTCTGTTGGTTGTACTTTATATTTTTTTAGCATTTCGTTCTTAATTATCACTGATGCCACACCTTTGGGAGAAAGTGTGAAATTCTGCAATATATAACCACTTAATGAAGCTACATTCTGCTTGGTACTGTAAAGACTATCATATAGGTCGG
This window contains:
- a CDS encoding sporulation protein — encoded protein: MRIPPYYKEPGWQRFFAGVFMGALISWFVFLYMYGVLQEKQIHLLEEQKATIDELKDQKSLLLEDYEKLNEQNKSKLKIQEIKIEFLDTKKTELAGLTIHQLKTAVKKDLNHLIAKDIETVSRNKELLRQTIENKAYNIDDKNYRLQVYTIYFDTTMEILLKIDLI